In the Helianthus annuus cultivar XRQ/B chromosome 11, HanXRQr2.0-SUNRISE, whole genome shotgun sequence genome, one interval contains:
- the LOC110888274 gene encoding uncharacterized protein LOC110888274: MAENSSSHRQPGPRPNVGNNLPVEGMVEEASDDNEVQSNGANNPVTPGIFPTNPAQSILPPGETPISCYQRKHHESQPRQRQSVHDRLGSQWDAHTDESDQTYRLTAYTSVFNRLHPNSNKSRPRAVYNPEAEHNYDLVYRPAEAVENSKFILEIALAPLERAKLPSNVGKFNGLTDPDDHLRVFTSAGLVGGWTLPLWCHLFVQTLTGPTRIWFDNLPTGQIESWKDLCQKFLTHFSQQRRSMRDTSDVMNIWRRDDENLEDFITRYNKEVLEIGGVHEQLIRAQFKYAVRCDDMVKVLSGTEGLPKSWEKIMAAAKVYAQTEKNLTTNRPPPPHSRPTDLSATGERRFKKSWRESSGSRSSEDARTTINKLSAQRENKHENRERQWTPLTKTPAEVLSTEDYQFKPPIPMKSKRGQDLAQYCEYHKDTGHTTNNCIFLRTKIEKALKNGEFAHLLQNMRKEIKQITRGEETSSKRAKT; the protein is encoded by the exons atggcagaaaattcatcttCTCACCGACAGCCTGGTCCTCGACCAAATGTCGGAAACAATTTACCAGTAGAAGGGATGGTAGAAGAGGCCTCAGACGATAATGAGGTTCAATCTAATGGAGCAAATAATCCTGTTACTCCAGGGATATTTCCCACAAATCCCGCTCAATCAATTTTACCACCAGGAGAAACTCCGATATCATG CTACCAGAGAAAACACCATGAGTCACAGCCTCGTCAAAGGCAATCGGTTCATGATAGGTTGGGTTCCCAATGGGATGCCCACACCGATGAATCCGATCAAACATATCGTTTGACTGCATACACCAGCGTATTCAACAGACTACACCCAAACTCTAACAAATCCAGGCCTCGAGCGGTTTACAACCCTGAGGCAGAGCATAATTATGACTTAGTTTACCGCCCTGCAGAAGCAGTGGAAAACTCGAAGTTTATACTGGAAATAGCTCTGGCTCCGTTAGAGAGGGCAAAATTACCATCTAACGTCgggaaattcaatgggttaaCTGACCCCGACGATCATCTGAGAGTCTTCACCAGCGCAGGGTTGGTTGGCGGTTGGACTCTTCCGCTttggtgtcatttgtttgttcaaaCATTAACTGGGCCAACGCGAATCTGGTTTGATAACCTACCGACGGGGCAAATCGAGTCATGGAAAGACTTGTGCCAAAAATTCTTAACACACTTCAGCCAGCAAAGGCGTTCCATGCGGGATACATCCGATGTCATGAACATATGGCGTCGAGATGACGAGAATCTGGAAGATTTTATAACCAGATATAATAAGGAAGTGTTGGAGATTGGTGGTGTTCACGAACAGCTAATCCGTGCTCAGTTTAAGTACGCGGTTAGATGTGACGACATGGTCAAAGTATTATCCGGAACAGAGGGCCTTCCCAAGAGTTGGGAAAAGATAATGGCGGCGGCCAAGGTTTATGCGCAGACAGAGAAAAACCTTACTACAAataggccaccaccaccacacagcAGGCCCACAGATTTAAGTGCAACGGGCGAGCGAAGGTTCAAAAAATCATGGCGCGAGTCATCCGGAAGTCGCTCCTCTGAAGATGCTCGCACAACAATTAACAAACTATCTGCTCAAAGAGAAAACAAGCATGAAAATAGGGAGAGACAGTGGACCCCCCTAACAAAGACCCCGGCGGAGGTTCTGAGTACCGAGGATTATCAGTTCAAACCGCCAATCCCGATGAAGAGTAAACGTGGTCAAGACCTGGCGCAATATTGCGAATATCATAAGGACACTGGGcacaccacaaacaactgcatTTTCTTGCGCACAAAAATAGAGAAAGCCCTAAAAAATGGGGAGTTTGCGCATCTACTCCAGAATATGCGCAAGGAGATAAAGCAGATTACCCGGGGAGAAGAAACCTCCAGCAAGCGGGCAAAGACTTAA